Proteins encoded within one genomic window of Jiangella mangrovi:
- a CDS encoding integrase core domain-containing protein — translation MIRVEAGMPTTRFCTVIGVPERTWRRWQSRARAGAQVRGPWPRPARENVREAARRHALAHPAWGHRKVWAMVRHDGHRVSQATVLRLLRDEGLILPAAYQRERRQLAARRKAAFATEPTGPNQVWQLDFSEFETTTGGTWRIAGCRDYWSKYEHPWHVSPTANQHDAIAAIELALADYETMFARPLIEACARDEAGNVIPAVTIATDNGGPFRAFRFEAFITAHPELRHVRTRVRTPGQNGSRERGFGSLKYERLFLEEIDDVLHLVAHADAYRADYNTVRPHEALSWNRPIEVHLGLASPLIPNFPSPENLPAA, via the coding sequence GTGATCCGCGTCGAGGCGGGCATGCCGACCACGAGGTTCTGCACCGTGATTGGCGTGCCCGAGCGCACCTGGCGGCGCTGGCAGTCCCGCGCCCGAGCCGGGGCTCAGGTCCGCGGCCCGTGGCCGCGTCCGGCTCGCGAGAACGTGCGTGAGGCCGCCCGGCGGCACGCGTTGGCGCACCCGGCGTGGGGGCATCGCAAGGTCTGGGCCATGGTGCGCCACGACGGGCACCGCGTCTCTCAGGCGACTGTGCTGCGGCTGCTGCGCGACGAGGGCCTGATCCTGCCGGCCGCCTACCAGCGTGAACGCCGCCAGCTCGCCGCCCGCCGCAAGGCCGCGTTCGCTACCGAGCCCACAGGGCCGAACCAGGTCTGGCAGCTCGACTTCAGCGAGTTCGAGACCACGACCGGCGGCACCTGGCGGATCGCCGGCTGCCGAGACTACTGGTCGAAGTACGAGCACCCGTGGCATGTGTCGCCGACGGCGAACCAGCACGACGCGATCGCGGCGATCGAGCTCGCCCTGGCCGACTACGAGACCATGTTCGCTCGCCCGCTGATCGAGGCGTGCGCCCGTGACGAGGCTGGAAACGTCATCCCCGCGGTGACGATCGCGACCGACAACGGCGGCCCGTTCCGGGCGTTCCGGTTCGAGGCGTTCATCACCGCCCACCCCGAGCTGCGGCACGTGCGCACCCGGGTGCGCACGCCCGGGCAGAACGGGTCACGCGAACGCGGCTTCGGCTCGCTGAAGTACGAACGGCTGTTCCTCGAAGAGATCGACGACGTCCTGCACCTGGTTGCCCACGCCGACGCCTACCGCGCCGACTACAACACCGTGCGCCCGCACGAAGCACTCTCCTGGAACCGGCCGATCGAGGTCCACCTCGGCCTCGCCAGCCCCCTGATCCCCAACTTTCCCAGCCCCGAAAACCTGCCGGCAGCTTGA
- a CDS encoding site-specific integrase, which translates to MEDTSVGYAEKRNGYYLARYKVSGKSITVKNSRGETIRYGTKRAAKAAANAEEVKVRERTWRDPAAGLLAFGTWANRWYARQDLARSTMQNYRHHLEEHLLPAFENTPLADIFGADVDAWERDERAAGYSVSSVRTWRTTLSTILSDAVDEGLIAANPALKQRGRGRRAGRSRHRRPEKAITDALGALLIAERAAILTGRDDEFVMVLTTYWMGLRWGEVVGLESTFVRPREIRVEWQLWEDDAGVFHQQPPKDDSYRDLDLPPWLAQLIGSHLAHTKPEPCACHGRRYVFRAQRSAHPRRSSFSDWIFDPAATGWFPSRGRRLPKRPVSIAADPWPGRVLRGRGNAERATACWTPIAPMLTPHGLRHSHKTLMIELRTPEILSHERLGHELGGIGGRYSHVTSAMRQELIETLTEQWFAALDERLAMHPRSPVQALDQLLSERSGSRQPPAPRPVMLPPDASDGTPSLRAKAPRQTGHVDRRSAGAVADVTRSLSRLPGPRRR; encoded by the coding sequence ATGGAGGACACCTCTGTGGGTTATGCAGAAAAGCGGAACGGCTACTACCTCGCTCGCTACAAGGTCAGCGGGAAGTCGATCACCGTCAAGAACAGCCGCGGCGAAACGATCCGTTACGGCACCAAGCGGGCCGCGAAGGCTGCTGCCAACGCAGAGGAGGTCAAGGTCCGAGAACGGACCTGGCGCGACCCGGCCGCCGGCCTGCTTGCGTTCGGAACCTGGGCCAACCGCTGGTATGCCCGGCAGGACCTCGCCCGATCGACGATGCAGAACTACCGGCACCATCTCGAGGAGCACCTCCTGCCGGCCTTCGAGAACACGCCCCTCGCCGACATCTTCGGTGCCGACGTCGACGCCTGGGAGCGAGATGAGCGGGCAGCGGGCTACTCCGTGTCATCAGTTCGGACGTGGCGCACGACCCTGTCCACGATCCTGTCCGACGCCGTCGATGAGGGGCTCATCGCCGCCAACCCCGCACTGAAGCAACGTGGAAGGGGCAGGCGGGCGGGACGATCGAGGCACCGGCGGCCCGAGAAGGCGATCACTGACGCGCTGGGCGCCCTCCTCATCGCCGAGCGAGCCGCCATTCTCACAGGCCGCGACGACGAGTTCGTCATGGTCCTCACGACGTACTGGATGGGGCTGCGCTGGGGTGAGGTGGTCGGGTTGGAATCGACGTTCGTGCGGCCACGGGAGATACGCGTGGAGTGGCAGTTATGGGAGGACGACGCCGGAGTCTTCCATCAGCAACCGCCCAAGGACGACTCCTATCGGGACCTCGATCTGCCTCCGTGGCTCGCGCAGCTCATCGGCAGTCACCTCGCGCACACCAAGCCGGAGCCGTGTGCCTGCCACGGCCGGAGATACGTGTTCCGCGCGCAGCGCAGTGCCCATCCGCGAAGGTCGTCGTTCAGCGACTGGATCTTCGACCCGGCGGCAACCGGATGGTTCCCATCGCGGGGGCGCCGGCTTCCGAAGCGTCCGGTCTCGATCGCGGCGGATCCGTGGCCCGGCCGGGTCCTCCGCGGCCGGGGTAACGCCGAAAGGGCGACCGCCTGCTGGACGCCGATCGCCCCCATGCTCACCCCGCACGGCCTGAGGCACAGCCACAAGACGCTGATGATCGAGCTCCGGACGCCGGAGATCCTCTCCCACGAGCGGCTCGGTCACGAGCTCGGTGGGATCGGAGGGCGATACTCGCACGTCACGAGCGCCATGCGTCAGGAACTGATCGAGACCCTCACCGAGCAGTGGTTCGCCGCACTCGACGAGCGCCTCGCGATGCACCCGCGCTCCCCCGTCCAGGCCCTTGACCAATTGCTGAGCGAGCGGAGTGGTAGCAGGCAGCCGCCCGCCCCAAGACCGGTGATGCTGCCTCCTGATGCATCCGACGGCACACCAAGCCTGCGGGCCAAGGCGCCCCGGCAGACCGGGCACGTTGACAGGCGCAGTGCGGGGGCAGTGGCCGACGTCACGAGATCGTTATCGAGGCTTCCCGGGCCACGCCGGAGATGA
- a CDS encoding SsgA family sporulation/cell division regulator: MTASTISYPLALRLLDEGDAERYIQAELRYSAADPLAVTAVFDTTAREPVPWVFARDLLSAGLDQPSGKGDINIWPALDSHGMPTVRIRLRSPEGDAVLEAPSSAVEDFLIQTWTLVPTGIEGRLLSIDAVLDSLLDRT, encoded by the coding sequence ATGACCGCGTCGACCATCTCCTACCCCTTGGCTCTGCGCCTGCTCGACGAGGGCGACGCGGAGCGGTACATCCAGGCGGAGCTGCGCTACTCCGCGGCCGACCCGCTGGCGGTCACGGCGGTGTTCGACACCACAGCGCGCGAGCCGGTGCCGTGGGTGTTCGCCCGCGATCTGCTGAGTGCGGGGCTCGACCAACCCAGCGGCAAGGGCGACATCAACATCTGGCCGGCGCTCGACTCGCACGGCATGCCGACGGTCCGGATCCGGTTGCGCTCACCCGAGGGCGATGCCGTCCTGGAGGCGCCGTCGAGCGCCGTCGAGGACTTCCTGATCCAGACGTGGACGCTGGTGCCCACGGGCATCGAGGGGCGGCTGCTCAGCATCGACGCCGTCCTCGACTCCCTACTGGACCGTACCTGA
- a CDS encoding CGNR zinc finger domain-containing protein, which translates to MTFSHDTEHALEAVVDLVNSDPNAGGAEGLPDVGALRAFIDLYKISDLPTVTEADLQAVRALRPRLREVFEASDTATAADLVNDLLTGSRVCPRLTNHDGYDWHIHYFAPGSAPAEHLLIDAGMALSFVVVAGEQERLQVCSAPDCSRVLVDLSRNRSKRYCDSRTCGNRLHVAAYRERQRAAAV; encoded by the coding sequence GTGACCTTCAGCCACGACACCGAACACGCTCTCGAGGCTGTCGTCGACCTGGTGAACAGCGATCCCAACGCCGGCGGCGCCGAGGGCCTGCCCGACGTCGGCGCGCTGCGGGCGTTCATCGATCTCTACAAGATCAGCGACCTGCCCACGGTCACCGAGGCCGACCTGCAGGCGGTCCGGGCGCTGCGCCCGCGGCTGCGCGAGGTCTTCGAGGCCAGCGACACCGCGACGGCCGCCGACCTGGTGAACGACCTCCTCACCGGCTCGCGGGTCTGCCCGCGACTGACGAACCACGACGGCTACGACTGGCACATCCACTACTTCGCGCCCGGTTCCGCGCCGGCCGAGCACCTGCTCATCGACGCGGGCATGGCGCTGTCGTTCGTGGTGGTCGCGGGCGAGCAGGAGCGGCTGCAGGTCTGCTCCGCGCCGGACTGCTCGCGCGTGCTGGTCGACCTCTCGCGCAACCGCTCCAAGCGCTACTGCGACAGCCGCACCTGCGGCAACCGTCTGCACGTCGCTGCCTATCGTGAGCGGCAGCGCGCCGCCGCCGTCTGA
- a CDS encoding aminotransferase class IV — MLTWVNGELLDESQATVSVFDHGLTVGDGVFETVKVVDGVSFALGRHLARLGRSAAGLGLPVPDGVELAKACEQVAGQGTGPGIHRLRITYTGGIAPMGSGRGDSGPTLIIAIAPAAPQPPTTTVSVAPWPRNERGALAGLKTTSYAENVVALARAAELGATEALCADTRGRLCEGTGSNVFVVVGGKLITPTTATGCLAGVTRGLVVEWCGAAQADVDLSVLETAEEIFLTSTTRDVQAVTAVVWDDGRRRELAAPGPVTARAAATFAERAAADPEP, encoded by the coding sequence GTGCTGACATGGGTGAACGGTGAGCTGCTCGACGAGTCCCAGGCGACCGTCAGCGTCTTCGACCACGGCCTCACGGTGGGCGACGGCGTCTTCGAGACCGTCAAGGTCGTCGACGGCGTGTCCTTCGCGCTGGGCCGGCACCTCGCCAGGCTGGGCCGCTCGGCCGCCGGGCTGGGGCTGCCCGTGCCCGACGGCGTCGAGCTCGCCAAGGCGTGCGAGCAGGTCGCGGGCCAGGGGACCGGCCCCGGCATCCACCGGCTGCGCATCACCTACACCGGCGGCATCGCGCCCATGGGCTCCGGGCGCGGCGACTCCGGGCCCACGCTGATCATCGCGATCGCGCCGGCCGCCCCGCAGCCCCCGACGACGACGGTGTCCGTGGCGCCCTGGCCGCGCAACGAGCGCGGCGCCCTGGCGGGCCTGAAGACCACCTCGTATGCGGAGAACGTCGTCGCGCTGGCCCGGGCGGCCGAGCTGGGCGCCACCGAGGCGCTGTGCGCCGACACGCGCGGGCGGCTCTGCGAGGGCACCGGCAGCAACGTGTTCGTCGTGGTCGGCGGCAAGCTGATCACCCCGACGACGGCGACCGGCTGCCTCGCCGGGGTCACCCGCGGCCTCGTCGTCGAGTGGTGCGGCGCCGCCCAGGCCGACGTCGACCTCAGCGTCCTCGAGACCGCCGAAGAGATCTTCCTCACCTCCACGACCCGCGACGTGCAGGCGGTCACGGCGGTCGTGTGGGACGACGGCAGACGGCGTGAGCTGGCGGCTCCTGGCCCGGTGACGGCGCGCGCGGCGGCGACGTTCGCCGAGCGCGCAGCGGCCGACCCCGAGCCCTGA
- a CDS encoding chorismate-binding protein has translation MLAAGLAETSSDLRVLDGSGRWAVVVTFEGEVVCARFDQWTAAPLPRAEHPWNGPRATDWTSSLDRDGYIAAVRDVRERIAAGTVYQVNVCRVLEAPLPDDADDLLPLANILGERHDAPFAGLVALPDLQVVSASPELFLRRDGDRVTSSPIKGTGRTAADLTAKDGAENVMIVDLVRNDLSRVCVTGSIAVDELLSVEKHPGLVHLVSTVSGRLRPGTGWRDLFEATFPPGSVSGAPKSTALRAIEELEPVPRGPYCGAVGWVDADTGEGELAVGIRTFWARDGVLRFGTGAGITWGSDPEREWAETELKAERLVGLASC, from the coding sequence ATGCTGGCCGCGGGCCTGGCCGAGACCTCGTCCGACCTGCGGGTCCTCGACGGGTCGGGGCGGTGGGCAGTGGTCGTCACGTTCGAGGGCGAGGTCGTCTGCGCCCGCTTCGACCAGTGGACCGCAGCCCCGTTACCGCGGGCTGAACACCCGTGGAACGGTCCCCGAGCAACCGACTGGACGTCGTCGCTGGATCGCGACGGCTACATCGCCGCCGTCCGTGACGTGCGCGAACGCATCGCCGCCGGGACGGTGTACCAGGTCAACGTCTGCCGGGTCCTCGAAGCCCCGCTCCCGGACGACGCCGATGATCTTCTGCCCCTGGCGAACATCCTCGGTGAGCGCCACGACGCGCCGTTCGCGGGCCTCGTCGCGCTCCCGGACCTGCAGGTCGTCTCCGCCTCGCCCGAGCTGTTCCTGCGCCGCGACGGCGACAGGGTCACGTCGTCGCCGATCAAGGGGACGGGGCGGACGGCGGCCGACCTGACGGCGAAGGACGGCGCCGAGAACGTGATGATCGTCGATCTCGTCCGCAACGACCTCTCGCGGGTCTGCGTCACCGGCAGCATCGCCGTCGACGAACTGCTGAGCGTCGAGAAGCATCCCGGCCTCGTCCACCTGGTGTCGACGGTGAGCGGCCGGCTCCGGCCCGGCACGGGCTGGAGGGACCTGTTCGAGGCGACGTTCCCGCCCGGCTCGGTCTCCGGCGCGCCGAAGTCGACCGCCCTGCGCGCCATCGAGGAGCTCGAGCCGGTCCCGCGCGGGCCGTACTGCGGCGCCGTCGGCTGGGTCGACGCCGACACGGGCGAGGGCGAGCTGGCCGTCGGCATCCGCACGTTCTGGGCGCGCGACGGCGTGCTGCGGTTCGGGACCGGCGCGGGCATCACCTGGGGCTCGGACCCGGAACGCGAGTGGGCCGAGACGGAGCTAAAGGCGGAGCGCCTCGTAGGCTTGGCCTCGTGCTGA
- a CDS encoding winged helix-turn-helix transcriptional regulator has translation MAAAFAAIGGKWKLTLLYWLAHGECHFAGLRRRGAPITPKVLAEQLRELEADGLVERVETGPVPAPVIYRLTPYGRTVLPVVEHVRAWGEAHLEHTHAETVPGEAMSCAAAIA, from the coding sequence ATGGCCGCGGCCTTCGCCGCGATCGGCGGGAAGTGGAAGCTGACGCTGCTGTACTGGCTCGCCCACGGCGAGTGCCATTTCGCCGGTCTGCGGCGCCGGGGTGCGCCGATCACTCCGAAGGTGCTGGCCGAGCAGCTGCGCGAGCTCGAGGCCGACGGGCTCGTCGAGCGGGTCGAGACGGGGCCAGTCCCGGCTCCGGTCATCTATCGGCTGACCCCGTACGGACGGACGGTGCTCCCCGTCGTCGAGCACGTCCGGGCCTGGGGCGAGGCGCACCTCGAACACACCCACGCCGAGACCGTTCCCGGCGAGGCCATGAGCTGCGCCGCCGCGATCGCCTAA
- a CDS encoding methyltransferase domain-containing protein: protein MFSPGFARHAARRYRSRGLDKTAARMVAFLESRGIEGATVLEVGGGVGEIQLELLKRGAASTTGLELSPSYEAEAMRLAAEAGLTGRMTRRLHDIAADPAGVAAADVVVLHRVVCCYPDYERLLAAVADHAGRLVVFSHPPRHVGGRVFVGLTNLMMRLRGREYRAFVHPPEAMLAVLRSRGLRQTFAGGGLTWRIAGLERS from the coding sequence ATGTTCTCGCCGGGTTTCGCGCGGCACGCGGCGCGGAGGTACCGGTCACGCGGCCTGGACAAGACGGCGGCGCGGATGGTCGCCTTCCTGGAGTCGCGGGGGATCGAGGGCGCGACGGTGCTCGAGGTCGGCGGCGGGGTGGGCGAGATCCAGCTCGAGCTGCTCAAGCGCGGCGCGGCGTCGACGACGGGGCTGGAGCTGTCGCCGTCGTACGAAGCGGAGGCCATGCGGCTGGCGGCCGAGGCGGGTCTGACCGGCCGGATGACGCGGCGGCTGCACGACATCGCGGCCGACCCCGCGGGGGTGGCCGCCGCTGACGTCGTCGTCCTGCACCGGGTGGTCTGCTGCTACCCCGACTACGAGCGCCTGCTCGCCGCCGTCGCCGACCACGCCGGGCGGCTGGTCGTGTTCAGCCACCCGCCGCGGCATGTCGGCGGGCGGGTGTTCGTCGGGCTGACGAACCTGATGATGCGGCTGCGGGGTCGCGAGTACCGCGCGTTCGTCCACCCGCCCGAGGCGATGCTGGCGGTGCTGCGGTCACGCGGGCTGCGGCAGACGTTCGCGGGCGGCGGTCTGACGTGGCGGATCGCCGGGCTGGAACGCTCTTAG
- a CDS encoding pyridoxamine 5'-phosphate oxidase family protein encodes MTLEDTARQVIDTTRYMSLGTVDPDGRARVSPVYYAPDGYDTFYWMSVPEAHHSLNIGRQPNVSMAIYDSTQPVGSDVRAVYLLAVAERVPDDELAAAAPIACRSRFPERPEPFPVEWLYPPERLRLWRARVTEHSVHIRGRDPEYGTGADSRRVVTL; translated from the coding sequence ATGACGCTCGAGGACACCGCTCGCCAGGTCATCGACACCACGCGGTACATGAGCCTGGGCACCGTCGACCCCGACGGCCGGGCGCGGGTGTCGCCGGTCTACTACGCGCCCGACGGCTACGACACCTTCTACTGGATGTCGGTGCCCGAGGCGCACCACTCGCTGAACATCGGACGCCAGCCGAACGTGAGCATGGCGATCTACGACTCCACCCAGCCGGTCGGGAGCGACGTCCGCGCCGTCTATCTGCTCGCAGTGGCCGAGCGGGTCCCCGACGACGAGCTCGCGGCGGCGGCTCCGATCGCGTGCCGGTCGCGGTTCCCGGAGCGGCCGGAGCCGTTCCCCGTCGAGTGGCTCTACCCGCCGGAGCGCTTGCGGCTCTGGCGGGCGCGCGTGACGGAGCACTCGGTGCACATCCGGGGGCGGGACCCGGAGTACGGGACCGGCGCCGACAGCCGGCGGGTGGTGACCCTGTGA
- the rsgA gene encoding ribosome small subunit-dependent GTPase A, protein MSASQQRLLDLGWTPEIGRAFHPYRGAHRLARVCRVDRGSADLAGGMGAVRASFGGEVLRAVADDRMALPAVGDWTAVRDWPDDRVTLEALLPRRTAIVRDSADRTSEGQVVAANVDVVVIVEHLDPDPDLGRIERLLVLAWGSGAQPVIVLTKSDLVPDPLGMRDEVAEVAPGVEIMLVSSVRGNGVDELGALVRNGRTLALVGPSGAGKSTLTNLIAGVDVMPTGSVRARDGRGRHTTTHRELVVLPGRGVLIDTPGLRAVGLVADDAAVAGAFADVETLARRCRFRDCGHVAEPGCAVLLAVADGELDEDRLARWRKLRREAARGEARRAGDRRAVVAELEARRHRR, encoded by the coding sequence ATGTCTGCTTCCCAGCAACGCCTGCTCGACCTCGGCTGGACGCCGGAGATAGGCCGGGCCTTCCACCCGTACCGGGGCGCCCACCGGCTCGCCCGGGTGTGCCGCGTCGACCGCGGCTCGGCCGACCTGGCCGGCGGCATGGGGGCCGTCCGGGCCTCGTTCGGCGGCGAGGTGCTGCGCGCCGTCGCCGACGACCGCATGGCGCTGCCCGCCGTCGGCGACTGGACCGCCGTCCGCGACTGGCCGGACGACCGGGTCACGCTCGAGGCGCTGCTGCCGCGGCGGACGGCGATCGTGCGCGACAGCGCCGACCGGACCTCGGAGGGGCAGGTCGTCGCGGCGAACGTCGACGTGGTGGTCATCGTCGAGCACCTCGATCCCGACCCCGACCTCGGGCGCATCGAGCGGCTGCTGGTCCTGGCGTGGGGGAGCGGCGCGCAGCCGGTGATCGTCCTGACGAAGTCCGACCTCGTCCCCGACCCGCTCGGCATGCGCGACGAGGTCGCCGAGGTCGCGCCCGGAGTCGAGATCATGCTGGTCAGCTCGGTGCGCGGCAACGGCGTCGACGAGCTGGGCGCCCTCGTGCGCAACGGCCGGACGCTGGCGCTCGTGGGACCGTCGGGTGCGGGCAAGTCGACGCTCACCAACCTGATCGCGGGGGTCGACGTCATGCCGACGGGGTCCGTGCGGGCCCGCGACGGCCGCGGCCGGCACACGACGACGCATCGCGAGCTCGTCGTCCTGCCCGGGCGCGGGGTGCTCATCGACACGCCGGGGCTGCGCGCGGTCGGGCTGGTGGCTGACGACGCCGCCGTCGCGGGCGCGTTCGCGGACGTCGAGACGTTGGCGCGACGATGCCGGTTCCGCGACTGCGGCCACGTCGCCGAGCCCGGCTGCGCCGTGCTGCTCGCCGTCGCCGACGGAGAGCTCGACGAGGACCGGCTCGCGCGGTGGCGCAAACTGCGGCGCGAGGCGGCGCGGGGCGAGGCCCGGCGCGCGGGTGACCGGCGCGCCGTCGTCGCCGAGCTGGAGGCCCGGCGGCACCGCCGCTGA
- a CDS encoding acyl-CoA dehydrogenase family protein, with amino-acid sequence MGATHEVTNQPPPLSGYDVFGADAALVEAFSRYGNASDRVELESLGRLAGSAEAQRWAREADTHHPALRTHDRYGHRVDEVDFHPSWHRLMATAVDHRLHAGPWVDLPGRAHATRAAKFLVWSQVEAAHLCPVSMTYAAVPALRTDPAISEVWEGRLSAFYDPVLRPPAEKEGCLAGMAMTEKQGGSDVRANTTRADPVDGWYRLTGHKWFCSAPMNDVFLVLAQAPGGLTCFVLPRILDDGARNGLRLQRLKDKLGNRANASAEVEFDGALAQRLGAEGRGVATIIEMVAATRLDCVLGSASLLRRAVAEATWHAAHRSAFGARLADSELMRAVLADLALESEAATALAMRLAASVDHADDPQEQALRRIGLPLAKYWVCKRTPAAVAEALECLGGNGYVEESGMPRLYREAPLNSIWEGAGNIQALDLLRVLERSPEVALAWRAEVEAAKGQDRRLDDALSAFDIEAAEPGQARVLAGRMAVLLQASLLVRYAPPAVADAFCTSRLDARHGVYGALPAGLDTEAIVRRATPEVP; translated from the coding sequence GTGGGAGCGACACACGAGGTCACCAACCAGCCACCGCCGCTGTCGGGCTACGACGTGTTCGGCGCCGACGCCGCGCTCGTCGAGGCGTTCTCGCGCTACGGGAACGCCTCCGACCGCGTCGAGCTGGAGTCGCTGGGCCGGTTGGCGGGCTCGGCCGAGGCGCAGCGGTGGGCGCGCGAGGCCGACACCCACCACCCGGCGCTGCGCACCCACGACCGCTACGGCCATCGCGTCGACGAGGTCGACTTCCACCCGTCGTGGCACCGGCTCATGGCGACCGCCGTCGATCATCGCCTGCACGCCGGACCCTGGGTCGACCTTCCGGGGCGCGCGCATGCGACCCGGGCCGCGAAGTTCCTGGTGTGGAGCCAGGTCGAGGCCGCCCACCTGTGTCCCGTCTCCATGACCTACGCCGCCGTTCCCGCCCTGCGCACCGACCCCGCCATCAGCGAGGTCTGGGAGGGGCGGCTCAGTGCGTTCTACGACCCCGTCCTGCGCCCGCCTGCCGAGAAGGAGGGCTGCCTCGCCGGCATGGCGATGACGGAGAAGCAGGGCGGCTCCGACGTGCGCGCCAACACGACGCGAGCCGACCCCGTCGACGGCTGGTATCGGCTGACGGGGCACAAGTGGTTCTGCTCCGCGCCCATGAACGACGTGTTCCTGGTGCTCGCCCAGGCGCCGGGCGGGCTGACCTGCTTCGTCCTCCCCCGCATCCTCGACGACGGTGCCCGCAACGGCCTGCGACTGCAGCGGCTGAAGGACAAGCTGGGCAACCGCGCCAACGCCTCTGCGGAGGTCGAGTTCGACGGCGCGTTGGCGCAGCGGCTGGGCGCCGAGGGCCGCGGCGTCGCGACGATCATCGAGATGGTCGCCGCCACCCGGCTCGACTGCGTGCTCGGGTCGGCCTCACTGCTGCGCCGGGCCGTCGCCGAGGCGACCTGGCACGCCGCGCACCGGTCCGCGTTCGGCGCCCGGCTGGCCGACTCCGAGCTCATGCGCGCGGTGCTGGCCGACCTCGCGCTGGAGTCCGAGGCGGCGACGGCGCTGGCCATGCGGCTCGCGGCGTCGGTCGACCACGCGGACGATCCTCAGGAGCAGGCGCTGCGGCGCATCGGGCTGCCGCTGGCGAAGTACTGGGTCTGCAAACGCACCCCGGCCGCCGTCGCCGAGGCGCTCGAGTGCCTGGGCGGCAACGGCTACGTCGAGGAGAGCGGGATGCCGCGGCTGTACCGCGAGGCGCCGCTGAACTCGATCTGGGAGGGTGCCGGGAACATCCAGGCGCTCGACCTGCTGCGCGTGCTGGAACGCTCGCCCGAGGTCGCCCTCGCGTGGCGCGCCGAGGTCGAGGCGGCCAAGGGCCAGGACCGCCGCCTCGACGACGCGCTGTCTGCCTTCGACATCGAGGCGGCCGAGCCGGGGCAGGCGCGGGTGCTGGCCGGGCGCATGGCGGTGCTGCTGCAGGCGAGCCTGCTGGTCCGGTACGCGCCGCCCGCCGTCGCCGACGCGTTCTGCACGAGCCGGCTGGACGCGAGGCACGGGGTCTATGGCGCGCTGCCGGCCGGGCTCGACACCGAGGCGATCGTCCGCCGCGCCACCCCGGAGGTGCCGTGA